CGATCTCGCAGGCGGCGAGGGCCTTGCCGAACTGCTGCGCCTCGAGCTGGCTGAGCTGCGGGAAGGCCCTGGACGCCATGGCCTGCAGGTAGCCGGCCGAGCCCTCGTCCAGGCTGGTCTTGCCGAGGCCGGAGTTCAGGATGAACGCCCCCGTCGCGAGGCGGAGGGGAATGTGGCTGAGGCGGTATCCCATGGTGGTGCCTTTCACTCGGGGGAACTTCGTCGCCTGTGAAGCCTACGACGCGAGGTCCCACCCCGCCAGCCCATCCCGGCCGCACGAGTTTCCGCAATGTTCCGCGACCTGCCGTGGCACGTTCATGAAGCCTGCAGGGAGCCCTGCTTGGATGGGAGGGAGCCAACGAAGTCCCATCAGCTATCGGAGAAGGTTCCATGGTCCCCCGGACGGCAGAACACCCTCGGCCCCAGCACTTCATCCTGCACATGAGCGACACGCACCTGCTCGACGGCGACCGCCCCCTGTACGGCGCGGTGGACAGCGAGGCGCGGCTGAAGGAGGTCTTCGACGACCTCGAGGCCTCCGGCGCCCGGCCCCAGGCCATCGTCTTCACGGGCGACCTCGCCGACAAGGGGGAGCCCGGTGCCTACGCGAAACTCCGGGCGATCGTGGATCCGGCGGCGGCCCGGCTGGGCGCCCGGGTCATCTGGGCCATGGGCAACCACGACGACCGCGCCGCCTTCCGGGCGGGCCTGCTCGACGAACCGGCGGCCGCCCGTCCGGACGCCCCCGTGGACGCCGTCCACTTCGTCGACGGGCTGAGGATCATCACCCTCGACTCCACCGTGCCGGGCCACCACCACGGCGAGTTCACGCCCTCGCAGCTCCGCTGGCTCGCGGACGAGCTCGAGGTGCCGGCACCGCACGGGACCATCCTCGCCCTCCACCACCCGCCCGTGCCCAGCGTGCAGGAGCTCGCGGTCCTCGTGGAGTTGCGCGACCAGCATGCGCTCGCCGACGTCGTCCGCGGCTCGGACGTCCGCACCATCCTCGCCGGGCACCTGCACTACTCGACGACGGCCATGTTCGCCGGGGTGCCCGTCTCGGTGGCCAGCGCCACCTGCTACACGCAGGACCTCCTGTTCGACGGCGGCGGCAGCCGCGGGCGGGACGGCGCGCAGTCCTACAACCTCGTGCACGTGTACGAGGAGACGATCGTCCACTCCGTGGTGCCTGCCGGCCTCCACGCACCCGTGGGCGAGGTGGTCCCCCGCGAGGAGGCCCGGCGCAGGGTCGAGGCCTCCGGCGTGACGATCGGCGCCGGACGTCGGGCGCGCCGGCTCACGTCGGCCTGAGCTCCGGCGCCAGCGCCCCGGGCAGGCCCACGCTGAAGAGCGTCCGCGGATCCTGCAGCAGGGCCGGCGGGTCGAAGTCCGAGCGCCGCAGCCAGCCGTGCAGGTGCGCCGGGCGCAGCAGGCCGTCCTCGTGCATCAGGACCGGGCCCACCTGTCCCGTCCGGAAGTGCTCTCCGTCCGGATCGGCGATGGCCACGGCGTCGCCGTCCTGCACGGCCTCCTCGAACGCGTGGAGCTGGCGCTCCCACTTCGGTGCGGCGCGTCCGCCCGGGGGCTCGGGTGGCATGAGCAGTGTCGCGTCGCCCTCGGGAGGGTGGGACGCGGCCCGCCAGACCCACAGCCGCCGGCCCTCCGGCTCGGCCGGGACGCGCTCCTGCGCGGGTGGGGGCCAGTAGTAGGGGAGATCCTCGGGGATGCCGGGGAACCTGCTGCGGTAGATCTCCGGCGCCTTCTGGATCAGGTTGGACTGGTGGCTCACATGGAACGCGGGCTCACCCAGCCAGGGCGGCATCGGCACGTCCGGGTCATCGAGCACGTGCGGGGCGAACTCCAGGATCTGCCGGTGCGTCGAGTCCGCGTGGCCGCGGGAGACCCACTCGGACACCATGGCCAGGCCGTACACGGTCAGGGCCGGGACGTAGCCCATCCACATGCGGATGGCCGGGTGCTGCCGCCACCCGTAGTCGGGGATCACGAGGGCGCGCAGGGCCTGCAGGGTCTCGACGCGCTGCTTGCCGAGCCTCGCCTGGTCCAGCACCCGGGCACTGGCCGCGAAGTCGGGGTACGGCAGGAAGGTCTGCATCGCGTCAGTCTTCCATGCGGCGCCGGACCTCCGACGGGCGGCCTAGATCTCCCAGGGAGCCTTGACCGGGAAGTACTTCTCGAGGAAGTCCGTGACGAGGCGGGCCCGCTCGTCGGCCGGGACCTCCGGGAAGCTGCCGTCGTTGAGGCAGAAGAAGTCCTGGTCGCGCTTGTCCAGCATCTTGTTGAGGCTCTTCAGCCCCGAGCGCATCGTGGTGTCCACGTACTTCACGCGGGCCATCTCCTGCGTCACGGCCCGCCCGGTGAGCAGGGCGTAGTAGTGGTACAGCGAGTTGGTGACCGAGATGTTGTCCTTCGCGCGGAAACGCGACGCCGCCGTCGCCGTGAACTCGGCCGCGAACTCGTCCTCCATCTCGAGCAGGACGCTCTTGCGCAGGGGAGCGGCGGTGTGCTCGAGGTGGCGCGTGGTGATGCGCCCGAAGCGTTCGTGCAGCAGGCGCCGGTTGACGCGCGCCGCGTTCTCGAAGCCGCTGCGCTCGGCGTCGTTCTCGCCGAGCCCGATGCGCGTGTCCGCCTCGATGAACTTGGTGATCCCGCCCGGGGAGAAGAACATGTCCGGCGCCACGGGGTGCCCGAAGAACATGTCGTCGTTGGAGTAGAGGAAGTACTCGGACAGGCCGGGGATGTGCTGCAGCTGCGCCTCGACGGCCTGCGAGTTGTGCGTCGGGAGGACGGACGGGTCCTTGAAGTGCTCCTCGGAACGCACGAGCGTCACGGACGGGTGGTCCGCGAGCCAGGCGGGCCGGTCCGAGTCCGTGGCGATGAAGATGCGGCGCACCCACGGCGCGAACATGTAGACCGAGCGGAGCGCGTACTTCAGCTCGTCGATCTGGCGGAAGCGGGCCTCGTGGTCGTCGCCCTCGCCCACCACCACGCCCTTCATGCGTTCCGCGCGGGCCGCCTGGAACTCCGGGCTGCTGCCGTCCACCCAGGAGAAGACCATGTCGATGTCGAAGTCGATGTCCGTGGCGTGGTCCGCGAACATGTTGTCGATGGTGGGCCACGTGAGGCCGTGGCGTACCACCTCGCCGCGCACCACCTCGGCGCCCGGCAGGGTACGGCGGGTCAGGGAGTTCTCGACGGGCAGCTCGATGGCCCGCTCCCCGAGCGCCCACAGCTCGATCTGCACGCCGGCCGACGGACCGTAGGCCAGCCCGCCGAGGGGTTCGATGCGCGGGCGGAACAGGCGGAAGATCCGCGCCTTGCCGCTCTTCGAGAGTGCGCCGTCGCTCACCAGGAGGGTGGTGCGGCGCTTGGTGTCCACGGTCCGCGAGTAGAACGGCTCGTCGCGGCACGCCGTCACCAGCGCCGTGCGCAGCCGTTCACGGTCCGCGAGGTCCACGGCGATGACGGGCCGCTGGTCGTTGCCGCGGACCAGGAGGAACTCGATCCCGGCCCGGTCCAGGGCGGCACGGATGAAGAGCAGGTCCTCGACCATGGCCTGGTGGGGGGTGCGGTCCTGGTTGATCAGGGTGAAACGCCGTTTGACGGTGGTGATGTCCGCACGGCCCTCGAGCCGCGCCACCGCCGCGCGAGACGCCGATTCGAGGATCTCCGCTTCGTTCTCCGGCTCCGGGGCACCGAAATAGATGTCGTGTTGGGCAGCCGTATCTGTAATCGGAACCTCCGGAGGTGGGTGTGGTCGCTTCCCATGATAGGGCCTGGCACGGCGGTGCCGATGCGGGCGGACACCCTACCGCTTCGGGGTCGTGCGGTCCAGCCCTCCGGCCGGCGGATCCGGGGTTGCTGCCGGGCGTGGTGCGTCCCCCGCCCGCCTGCCGGCTCCTCCCGCCCGGAGTGCTCAGTACCCGCGGTAGAGCTCACCCACGGGCACGTCCGCCGCGAGCCGGTTGCCGGGGCCGGGCAGCGGGCACGCCCACTGCTCGTCGTAGGCGCAGGAGGGGTTGTACGCGAAGTTGAGGTCCACCACGAGGCTGCCGGGGGCACGCCCCTCGCCGAGGTGGGCGCCCTTGATGGTGTCGAGGACGTAGCGTCCGCCGCCGTAGGTGCCGCCCGGTGTGCCCGCGGTGCCGTCCCGCAGGGGCAGGAACAGGCCGCCGCCGTAGGAGGCGAGCCTCCACAGCGCCAGGGACCCGAGTCCCGGCAGCACGAGGGTGCCGAGGCGACGGAACGGCACCACGCCGTCGGTGCCGGTCGCGACGTCCATCTCCTCGCCCGCGCCGTCGTCGTCGAGGAGGGCCTCGAAGCGGAACGCCGGATCGTAGGGTGCGACGGCGAGTCCGGGGAAGGACGCCTTCGCGCGCTCGCCGAGGGCGGACGCCGGATGTGTGCGGAAGAGCTCGTCACGGCCCCGGCACCACAGGCCGTGCGCGGCCTCGGGCGACTCCGACACGGCGCGCTCGCGGACGTCGTCGTAGAGGCCGAAGACGCGGCGGCGCCAGTCGGCCGTGGCCAGTGCGGTGGTGAGCGCCGTCATGGTGTCAGGCTACGGGACGGCGGGGGGCCCCGGTGGCCCCGGCGTACTGTAGCGGGGTGACTCTCGGCATCTTCTGCATCGTGCTGGCCTCCATCCTCGTCGGGGCCGTGGCGCAGCGTATCGCCGGACTCGGCTTCGCCCTGCTCATCGCGCCGTTCCTCGTGATCATCCTCGGACCCCACGCGGGCGTGCTCATGGTCAACATCTGCGGCGTGGTGTCCTCGTCGATCATCGTGGGCCGGGTGTGGAAGGACATCGACTGGGGCATGTTCCGCTGGCTCGTGCTGCCGTCGCTGCTCGGCTCGATCCCCGGGTCCTTCCTCGCCGTCGTCGTCCCGTCGGCGCCCCTGTCGGTCACGGTCGGCGTCGTCGTGCTCGTCGCCCTGACCGTCTCCCTCGTGCTCCAGCGCTCCGACGTCGTGGTGCGCGGCAATGCGCCGAAGGCCGTCGCGGGCTTCACCGCGGGCCTCACCAACTCGATGGCGGGCGTCGGCGGGCCTGCGGTGAGCGCGTACGCCGTCCTCTCCCGCTGGCCGCAGCGCCCCTTCGCCGCGACGCTCCAGCCGTTCTTCGTGTGCATCGGCAGCGTGACACTGGCCGTCAAGCTGCTCCTGGACCCGTCCCAGGCGCCGGTCCTCGCGCCGTGGATGTGGCTCGCGATCGGGGTGGTCATCGTCACCGGGATCGTCGTGGGGGAGAAGGTGGGCCGGTTCGTCCGTGACGAGCAGGCGCGGCTGTTCGTCATCGTGATCGCGTTCGTCGGTGCGGCGCTCGCCGTCGTCAAGGGACTCCTCGACCTCCAGGGGTGACCGGCCCCACCGCACCCGGAGGAGTGCCGGGTCCGCGTCGATGGGCGCCCGGGGTCCCCGCCGATGGCACCATGGAAGGGATGAAACTCCCCACCAAACCCCGTACCCTGCCCATGCCCCTGTGGCTGCAGGGGGTGTTCGAACTCGGCCAGGCCGCCGTGCTCTCGGCGCTGCTCGTCGTCCTCCCGATCGCCGCGGTGTGGCTCACCGGGGGCTTTGCGGACCGCACCGCGGAGTCCGCCGCCCGCCTCGCCGGCCAGGGGTGGCTCGTCATGCACGGCGTGCCGCTCGTGCAGGGCTCGGGGCTCCTCCACGTGGTGCCGCTCGGGCTGGTCCTCGTGCCGCTGCTGCTCGCCTGGCGTGCGGGGCGCCGCCTCGCCCGGGCCTCCTACACGGACCAGCTGTGGCAGGCCCTGCTCGGCGCGCTGCTGACCTATGCGCTCGTCGGCGCGGCCGTGGCGCACCTGTCCGCGACCCCCGAAGCCTCGGCACCCCTGGTGGCCGGGGCGCTGATCCCGCCCGTGTCCGCCGGGATCGGCCTCATCACGGGCGCCTACCGCGAGGCCGGCGCCTGGAGCCGACTCGTCGGCGTCGACTTCGCCGCCTGGGTGAGCCGCACCAGCCAGCACTCCCGCTGGGCGGGCTCCTACGCGTGGTCCGTCCTGCGCTCGGGCTTCCTCGCGGTGATGGTCACCCTGTGCCTCTCGGCCGTGCTGCTCTCGGTCGCGATCGGGCTGAACTGGGCCGGCATCGCCGCCATCTACGAGCGGATCGACGGCGGGATCGCCGGCGCGTCCGTGGTGACCCTGCTCCAGCTCGGATTCCTGCCGAACCTCGCGATGTGGACGATGGCCTGGTCCACGGGCGCCGGCTTCGCGCTCGGCACCGGCAGCTCACTCACCCCGCTGGCCAGCACTGTGGGCCCCCTGCCCGCCCTGCCCATCCTCGGTGCCCTGCCCGCCGGCACCCTGGAGTACGGCTACGCCGCGCTCGCCATCCCCGTCCTCGCGGGGCTCCTCGCCGGCTGGTGGTTCTTCCGTGAGGGCGAGAACCACTTCGACGAGTGGCTCGTGCTGCACAGCCCCCACCGGTGGCTGACCTCGACGGCGTCCACGCTGGCGCTCGCCGTGCTGATCGGCCTCGCCGCGGGCCTCGGCGGAGCCGCCGTCGCCCTCGTCTCGCGGGCCTCGCTCGGCCTCGGGCGCTTCACCGACCTCGGGCCGGACCCGCTCGCGGTGGGCCTGTGGCTCGCCGTCGAGGTGGCCGTCGGAGCCGTCCTCGGCCACGCTGCCGGACCCCTGCTCGAGCGCGAGCCGCGCCGCCGCTGAGGGTGTTCCTGCCGGTGGTCGGTTGGGCCGGCCGGGTCGGCGGGGCCGGCCGGGTCGGCGGGGCCGGCCGGGTCGGCCGGGTCAGCCGCCGAGGCCCTCGAGCTTCCGCAGCCCGTCCTCGCACTGGCCCTGCGCGTCCAGCGTGAGGGCTTGCGACATGCAGTCCTCGTAGGTCTGGGTGACACGCCAGAGGAGCACCGAGGCACCCGTGCCCGTCACGAGGAACAGGGTCGCCGCGAGGCCGATGGACGTCGCCACCAGGACCAGGCGGGGGAGTTTCGCGGCGATCGCCTTCACGAGGGCGACGACGCCGGCCCCGAGCGCGAACAGCGCCAGGACGAGGGCGAGCACCTTCCAGGGCAGCACGAGGTTGCTCGCCAGCACCGAGCCGAGCAGTGTCATCAGGAACAGGC
This genomic interval from Arthrobacter agilis contains the following:
- a CDS encoding phosphodiesterase, which translates into the protein MSDTHLLDGDRPLYGAVDSEARLKEVFDDLEASGARPQAIVFTGDLADKGEPGAYAKLRAIVDPAAARLGARVIWAMGNHDDRAAFRAGLLDEPAAARPDAPVDAVHFVDGLRIITLDSTVPGHHHGEFTPSQLRWLADELEVPAPHGTILALHHPPVPSVQELAVLVELRDQHALADVVRGSDVRTILAGHLHYSTTAMFAGVPVSVASATCYTQDLLFDGGGSRGRDGAQSYNLVHVYEETIVHSVVPAGLHAPVGEVVPREEARRRVEASGVTIGAGRRARRLTSA
- a CDS encoding MSMEG_6728 family protein; its protein translation is MQTFLPYPDFAASARVLDQARLGKQRVETLQALRALVIPDYGWRQHPAIRMWMGYVPALTVYGLAMVSEWVSRGHADSTHRQILEFAPHVLDDPDVPMPPWLGEPAFHVSHQSNLIQKAPEIYRSRFPGIPEDLPYYWPPPAQERVPAEPEGRRLWVWRAASHPPEGDATLLMPPEPPGGRAAPKWERQLHAFEEAVQDGDAVAIADPDGEHFRTGQVGPVLMHEDGLLRPAHLHGWLRRSDFDPPALLQDPRTLFSVGLPGALAPELRPT
- a CDS encoding stealth family protein, encoding MARLEGRADITTVKRRFTLINQDRTPHQAMVEDLLFIRAALDRAGIEFLLVRGNDQRPVIAVDLADRERLRTALVTACRDEPFYSRTVDTKRRTTLLVSDGALSKSGKARIFRLFRPRIEPLGGLAYGPSAGVQIELWALGERAIELPVENSLTRRTLPGAEVVRGEVVRHGLTWPTIDNMFADHATDIDFDIDMVFSWVDGSSPEFQAARAERMKGVVVGEGDDHEARFRQIDELKYALRSVYMFAPWVRRIFIATDSDRPAWLADHPSVTLVRSEEHFKDPSVLPTHNSQAVEAQLQHIPGLSEYFLYSNDDMFFGHPVAPDMFFSPGGITKFIEADTRIGLGENDAERSGFENAARVNRRLLHERFGRITTRHLEHTAAPLRKSVLLEMEDEFAAEFTATAASRFRAKDNISVTNSLYHYYALLTGRAVTQEMARVKYVDTTMRSGLKSLNKMLDKRDQDFFCLNDGSFPEVPADERARLVTDFLEKYFPVKAPWEI
- a CDS encoding DUF1684 domain-containing protein gives rise to the protein MTALTTALATADWRRRVFGLYDDVRERAVSESPEAAHGLWCRGRDELFRTHPASALGERAKASFPGLAVAPYDPAFRFEALLDDDGAGEEMDVATGTDGVVPFRRLGTLVLPGLGSLALWRLASYGGGLFLPLRDGTAGTPGGTYGGGRYVLDTIKGAHLGEGRAPGSLVVDLNFAYNPSCAYDEQWACPLPGPGNRLAADVPVGELYRGY
- a CDS encoding sulfite exporter TauE/SafE family protein, producing the protein MTLGIFCIVLASILVGAVAQRIAGLGFALLIAPFLVIILGPHAGVLMVNICGVVSSSIIVGRVWKDIDWGMFRWLVLPSLLGSIPGSFLAVVVPSAPLSVTVGVVVLVALTVSLVLQRSDVVVRGNAPKAVAGFTAGLTNSMAGVGGPAVSAYAVLSRWPQRPFAATLQPFFVCIGSVTLAVKLLLDPSQAPVLAPWMWLAIGVVIVTGIVVGEKVGRFVRDEQARLFVIVIAFVGAALAVVKGLLDLQG
- a CDS encoding cell division protein PerM, with protein sequence MKLPTKPRTLPMPLWLQGVFELGQAAVLSALLVVLPIAAVWLTGGFADRTAESAARLAGQGWLVMHGVPLVQGSGLLHVVPLGLVLVPLLLAWRAGRRLARASYTDQLWQALLGALLTYALVGAAVAHLSATPEASAPLVAGALIPPVSAGIGLITGAYREAGAWSRLVGVDFAAWVSRTSQHSRWAGSYAWSVLRSGFLAVMVTLCLSAVLLSVAIGLNWAGIAAIYERIDGGIAGASVVTLLQLGFLPNLAMWTMAWSTGAGFALGTGSSLTPLASTVGPLPALPILGALPAGTLEYGYAALAIPVLAGLLAGWWFFREGENHFDEWLVLHSPHRWLTSTASTLALAVLIGLAAGLGGAAVALVSRASLGLGRFTDLGPDPLAVGLWLAVEVAVGAVLGHAAGPLLEREPRRR